The genomic window TTTTCCTTGACCAAAGGTGGGCAAGAAGGCTCATAAGGAGCTTTGTTCGTCCGGGGGATGAGTGTCTTGATGTTTTCTGCCACACGGGGGGCTTTGCCCTTAGTATGAAAAAGGCGGGTGCGGGAAGGGTTATAGCCATAGACATCTCTGACCTTGCCCTTGAAACTGCAAAGAAAAACGCAGAGCTAAACAAAATTGAAGGCATAGAGTGGATAGAGGCAAACGCCTTTGACCTGCTTAGACAGTTTCATAAGGAAGGAAGAAAATTTGACCTTGTGGTAATAGACCCACCTTCCTTTGCAAAGAATAGAGCGTCCGTTCCAAACGCCCTGCGAGGTTATAAGGAGCTTTTAGTGAGAGGCTTGCACCTTACAAAACCCGGTGGATACTTAGCCATATACTCCTGTTCCTTTCATATAACAAGGGAGCATCTTTTAGAAGTGCTCGCATCCGCAGGCAAAGATACAAGAAGGCAGGTTCGTATTGTGGCGGAGAGCTTTCAAGACCTTGACCATCCATGGGTCTTGCAGATGCCTAATACCCTATATCTAAAGGGAATATATGCGGAGGTGTTATGATGGAGATAAGTCAAGCCTTTATATTGGGGGTGGTGGAGGGACTTACGGAGTTCCTGCCTGTTTCTTCCACAGGACACCTTATCCTCACCGCCCATCTTCTTGGCATACCTCACAACACCTTTACCAAGAGCTTTGAAATTTCCATACAGCTTGGCTCAATACTGGCGGTGGTTTTTCTCTATTGGAGGAGGTTTCTTACAGACCTTGAGCTTTGGAAGAGGATAGCGATTGCCTTTCTGCCTACAGGAATTCTCGGCTTTAGCCTCTACAAGTTCATTAAGGGATACCTTATAGGCAACGATGTGGTGGTGGTTATAGCTTTAGTGCTTGGTGGTGTTTTTCTCCTTTTTGCGGACAGAGTGTGCGAAGGTTTTTGTTATCTTAGAGATGCAAGAGAGCTCAGCTACAAAAGAGCCTTTGCCATAGGTCTCTTTCAGAGCCTTGCCATGGTGCCTGGGGTTTCAAGGTCCGCGTCCACCATAATAGGTGGTATGCTAATGGGTCTAAACAGGAGGGCATCTGCGGAGTTTTCCTTCCTCCTTGCGGTTCCCACCATGCTTATTGCCACAGGTTATGACCTATTTAAGTCTCATGGAGAGTTTCAAAGTCAAGACTGGCAGGTGCTTTCTGTAGGCTTTATAACCGCCTTTGTCTCTGCCCTAATAAGCGTAAAGGCACTGCTTGCTTTCCTCTCAAGGCACTCCTTTGTTCCCTTTGGCGTATATAGGATAGTCGTAGGCTTGGCTTACGCCTACTTTTTTCTGCTATAATTTATCTGATGAAGCTCATAGCAGGAAACTGGAAGATGAACCTCACACCCTCTGAAACAAAAGAATACATCTCAAGGTTTCTCCCTCTTGTGGAAGACATCTCAGACAGAGAAATACTCCTGTGCCCACCTTTTACATCTCTGTGCGTAGCCCATGAGCTCCTAAGGGAAAGCAAGGTCAAGCTTGGCGCTCAAAACTGCCATTATGAGCAAAAGGGTGCATACACGGGGGAGATTTCTCTCAATATGCTAAAAGACCTTGGCGTTTCCTACGTGATAATAGGTCATTCAGAAAGAAGATGGATTTTTGGCGAGTCTGACGAGCTAATAAACAAAAAATTGACCACTTGCCTTCAGGGGAATATAAGACCTGTGCTTTGTGTGGGTGAAAGGCTTGAAGAGAGAGAGGCGGGTTTAACCTTCAAGGTGGTGGAAACTCAAATAAGGCTTGCACTTTCTGGAATAGAACACTACACGGACAGCATAGATATAGCCTATGAACCTGTCTGGGCTATAGGGACAGGAAACCCTGCCACACCAGAAGACGCCCAGCTTGTCCACGCCTTTATAAAAGACCTGCTCCACCAAATAAACCCACAGCACGCAGGAAAAACAAGGGTGCTATACGGTGGGAGCGTAAACCCAAAGAACGCAGGAGATTTTATGAAGATGAAGGACGTGGACGGCTTGCTTGTGGGTGGTGCCAGCTTAGACCCTGAATCCTTTGCTCAAATCGTAAAGTCCTTTTAAACTCAAAATAGGTATGGGAGCGTAGAGGAGAAGTATCAGGGGCAGGCTCAAGTTTGTGTTTTCTATGGTAGACCTAATAAGGTTTATAAAAAACCAATGGGCGGAGAAGGAAACAACAAGTGCAAAAAGTCCGAGTTTTAGACTTCGCCATCTTATGTAAACCCAACCCACTATAAGGCTCATAAAGAGAGGAAGAAAAGAGGTCAATGTTCGCTTTGATAGCTCGTAGGCGTATTGTCTGTAGTTTATTCCTATGCCTTTACCAAGAAGGCTAAGCACAAAAAGCTCCCTCATGGAGAGGTGCTCTGGCTTTTCCGCAAGAGGACCTATCTGAGAAAGGTCAATAAATTCAAAGGTTAGCTTTTGAAGTTTTTCTTCGCCAGTAGAGAGGTCTTTAAGGCTCGCCTCGGGAAAGTCCAACATTTCGCCATGCCACTCTCCAGTCTCTGCGGTTGCTACTTGCGTTATAGACCCATCCTTTACCTTAAGAAGATAAAAGCCATGCACCTTGCCAGTGGATAAGTCTACAAGCTCAAAGTTGTAAAATTCTTTTTCTCCATTTTTTTCCTGCGTAAGCCACAAGTTTCTCACTATTCCCTTTTCTATCTCCTTAGCCTTTTTGTATTCCTTTTCTATGCTAAAAAGCCTCTTTTGACTTTGTGGATAGAGCCAATAACTACCAAAAAGGTTAAAAATTGAAAGGAAAAGAGAGAAAAAGATAGCAAAGGAGAAAAATCTCAAAGGTGAGATGCCAAAGCTTTGAATAAGCAAGTCTATCTTTCTCTGAAAGAGTCTCCTGAGAGCTACAAGCAAGGCAAGGGCGTTCACAAAAGCACCAGAGTAAAAAAAGGCAGTGGGAAGGAAGTTAAGAGAATAAGATAGCACAACCTCAGGATTTCTATTCTTGAAAACCAAGAAAACCTCACCTATCATATAGGCGTATAGTATTCCTATGAGAACCATAAGAAGGAGAAAAAAGGTTTTGATGTGATTAAGAAGAAGGTATTTACTAAGCATGGGCTAAAATTTTAATATGAGAACGCCACTCTATTCAAAACACAAAGAACTCGGTGCAAGGTTTGTGGAGTTTGCAGGCTGGGAAATGCCTCTTGAATACAAGTCCATAGTGGAAGAGGTAAGGGCGGTAAGAAGCTCTTGCGGGCTTTTTGATGTGTCTCATATGGGAAGGCTAATTATCTCCGATGGCTTTGAGACACTACAAAAGCTAACTTCCAGAGATATTGCAAAGCTAAAAGAGGGTAGGGTGCAATACAACCTGCTTTTAAACGAGCAAGGTGGAGTAAAGGATGATATAACCCTCTATAGGCTCTCTGAGAGGGAGTTTTTTATGTGTGTAAACGCAGGAAACAAGGAAAAGGTCAAGGAGTGGCTTTTGAGATGGGGGCTTTCTGTAAAAGACATGAGCCAAGAGTGGATACAGCTTGCCCTTCAAGGACCAAGCTCGCAAGAGGTTCTTAGCAAACACCTACCTGTGGAAGACATAAAGTATTACAGCTTTAAGGTCTTTGGAGATATGCTCCTTTCACGCACGGGATACACGGGCGAAGACGGCTTTGAGGTTTATGCACCAGTGGAGAAGGGCTTGGAGCTTTTTATGGAGCTTTCTAAAGAGTGTATGCCTTGTGGGCTTGGTGCAAGGGATGTCCTGAGGATAGAGGCGGGAATGCCACTGTATGGACACGAGCTTTCGGAGGATATAACACCCTTTGAGGCTAATCTTGACAGGTATGTAAGCCTTGAAAAGGACTTTTTGGGCAAGGACGCACTTCTACAAAAGAAGGTGGAAAAGAAGCTCTTTGGACTTGAGCTTTTGCAAAGAGGCGTGCCAAGAGAGGGCTACAAGGTATTTTACAAAGACAGGGAGATAGGGTATGTAAGCAGTGGCACTTACTCTCCAACCCTGCAGAAGGGTATAGCATTATGTTTTGTCCATGTAGACCACAGAATTGATGGGCACGAGGTGGAGCTCCAAGTGAGAGACAGAAGGCTACCTGCAAAGCTCAGAAGTTACCCCTTCCTTCAGAAGGCATGAGTATATATCCTTCAGTCTTTCAAGGCATCTATCTATTTGGTCGCAGTTGAGCTTAAAGGATGGGTGCTTGTGTGGTTTGTAAGTTTTGTCGTAGTATTCCCTTATAAGGAACTCCGCAAACTCCTCTACGCGTTCCTTGCTTAGCAGTTCAAGAGCCAACGAGTAATTCTTCTCTCCAAGATACCTTCTTATCCTAAGCAAGGACTCCTTTGCCTCTTCCTGCCAGCCTTCAAACTTAGTATACTCTTCAAGAATGTTCTTCACCCTCTTCTCCAATGATGCTTCAATTTCTACATATACTCCCTCTTCCTTCTTTTTCCAGAAGGACTCTGGAAGATGTATGTTACCTATTACCCTGCTCTCATCTTCGGTAAAGATAAGGTCTGATTCTGCTCTTAGAAGGCTCTCATATAGGAGGGCATCAAACATCTTTTGACTTACTCTTTCCCTTATGCCCATCCTTCCAAAGGCAGAGCCTCTGTCTTTTGCAAGACCCTCAAGGTCAACCACAGGATAGCCTTCTTCCCTGAGCTTCCTTATTATAAGCGTCTTTCCCACGCCAGTTTTACCAGCAAGCACTATAAAACTCTTACCTTCAAGGATTCTCTCCATTTCTCTAAGGATAAACTCTCTGTAGGCTCTGTAGCCACCTTCAATCCTTAGAACCTCAACCCCCATAGATTGAAGAACTTTACATAGCTCCTGACTTCTCAAGCCACCTCTCCAACAGTAAACAATCACATATCTGTGCTTTTCCTTAAGATCTCTGAAACTTTTCAAAAGACCCTCAAGTTTTGATTCTGCTATCTCATAACCTACGTGCTTTGCCCTATCTACTCCATCGCTCCTGTAGATGAGTCCTATAAGTCTTTTCTCTTCATCCTCAAATAAAGGCAAGTTAATAGCACCGGGTATATGAAACTCTTGGTATTCTGAGAGGCTTCTTATGTCTACAAGAACCTTATCCTCAAGTTGGTATATCTTCTCAGGGCTTATATCCATAGTTTAATAATTTAAGGCGTCTGTATACTACTTCACCAATCTTTCAAGACGAATGGTTTTATCCTTTAGTTTAAACTCCGCAACACTAAAACCCTTTGATTCTCCACAGGCAACTACATACTCCGCATCCTTGTTTTTCCCTAACGACCGCAGAGGTTCACCCTTCAACAAACCTATATATAAACACACAGATTTCTCTTGCGGACATTCGCAGGCTATTGAGCTTTTGAGGTCTATCATATTTACCATTCGCTCCGCAATCCTTTTCCTTGAGGTCTCTCTGTTTTCTGCATAGGGGAAGAAAAAAAGACCATGCAGGAACTTTGATAGGATAACAATGAAGACGGTTATAAGGAATAGCCTTCTAAAGGTTTCAACCTTGAGGGCTTTGTGAAGGTAATAGGCAAAAAGGATTGCCAAAAGGGGATAAAGTGGCATTATGTATCTGCCAGCGGAGTCAGAAACCCAGTAGGGAATGTAGTTGGCTAAGAAAAGCAAGAAAACTCCTCTTAGCTGTGGAGGGAAGTCAAGGTCTTTTCTTGCCACATACAAAGACAAAGGGAAAAGAAAACTCCAAGGTAGCGTATCTTTGAAATTTACAAGTAGGAAGAAGAGCATATGCCTTAGCCTTGAAAAATCTCCTTCTACTCTGCTAAAGCTCTCTCTCCATAGGTTTGCTAAGTACTGTATTGGCTCTGGTGTTTGAATTATCCACAAAAGCGGTATAAGAAGGGAAGGTATGTATACAAGAAGGGCATCTGGTTTAAAAACTTTCGCAGGACTTTTTTTATAGAGGGCAAAGGTTAGTATAGATATACCCATAAAGGCGTAAGCAGGCAAACCTTTGAGTAAAAAGGCAAGACCAAAAACCACGCCTGCCAAAAAACCAACAACCTTTGAACCCGTGCTCCACCATATGTAAAGAAGGCAAAGGCCAAGAAATACAAAAAAGGTGAAGGTAATATCAATCTCTCCAAGAAAGCCGTAGAAAAAAAGCACATTACCAAAGGTTAGGAAAACAAGAGAGGATAGGGTGGCAAGAGAGATGTTTCTAAAAAGATAATGGGAGAATATGCCCACGAGCAGTGTGGTAAGCAAGAGAAAACTAAGGCTTACAGCCCTTACGGTCATCTCGCTCCAAGGGATTATGTGAGAATACAAAACTATGAGCCAGTTAAAGAGGGGAGGCTTGTTAAAGTAGGGCTCGCCGAGGAAGGTAGGCTGAAGGTAGTTCCCAGAGTGCCACATCTCAAATGCTATCTGAGTGCGTAGAGACTCCTCGTTCTTGAAGGGATACCTATGGAGGTTTGGCAGGAGGCTAATAAATGCGAAAAGGATAAAAACTAAAAACATACTCTAAAGCTTTGGCTCAAGCTCGTAATGCCTATATACGTGCTCCCACCAATAGGAAACTCTAAGGAGCGTTCCCTCATCAAAGGCTTTCCCTATAAGCTGTCCACCCACAGGAAGACCTTCGGACATGCCTATTGGTATGGATATTCCAGGAAGACCCGCAAGGTTTACGCTTACAGTGAATATGTCTGAAAGATACATGGCGATGGGGTCTGAGGTTTTTTCTCCAAACCTGAAGGCGGTTGTGGGGCTTGTGGGTGTGGCAATAAGGTCTACCCTCTCAAAGGCTTTTTCAAAATCCTGAGCTATAAGCCTTCTCACCTTCATAGCCTTAAGGTAGTAGGCATCGTAGTAGCCTGCGGAGAGGGCAAAGGTCCCAAGGAGTATTCTCCTCTTTACCTCTGGTCCAAAGCCCTCATCCCTGGTCTTTGCATACATTTCAAAAAGGTCCTTGTATTCCCTTGTCCTGTATCCAAACCTGACACCATCGTAGCGTGCAAGGTTAGAAGAAGCCTCTGAGGGTGCTATGATGTAGTAGCAGGGTATGGCATACTTTACGTGAGGGAGGGAAACCTCTTCTACCTGCATGCCCTCCTTTTGCAGTTCTTTAAGAAAGTTTTCAAAGGCACTCTTTACACCCTCTTCCAATCCATCTTGCATAAACTCCTTAACTACGCCAACCCTTAGCCCTTTTATTTCCTTCCCAAGCTCCTCCGTATACTTGGGGACAGGTCTTTTAGTGCTCGTGGAATCCCTCGGGTCATGTCCAGATATGACCTCCATAAGTAGTGCGATATCTTCTGTCCGCCTTGCAAAGGGTCCTATCTGGTCAAGAGAAGAAGCAAAGGCAACAAGACCATATCTGGAAACCCTTCCATAGGTAGGCTTTAGCCCTATAACACCACAAAAACTGGCAGGTTGACGAATAGAGCCTCCCGTATCTGAACCAAGGGAAAGAGGGGCCGAGCCCACCGCCACCGCCACCGCAGAGCCACCAGAAGAGCCACCGGGCACACTCTGTAAATCCCAGGGATTTCTTGTTGGGTAAAAGGCAGAGTATTCAGTAGAAGAGCCCATGGCAAACTCGTCCATGTTTGTCTTGCCCACTACTAGGGCACCAGCCTTCTTGAGCCTCTCTATAACGGTAGCATCATAAGGTGAGATATAGCCCTGAAGAATCTTTGAAGCACAGGTGGTAGGATAGCCCTTCACGTTTATGTTGTCCTTTATGGCAATAGGTATGCCTGCAAGGGGCATCTCCTCTACAATCTTTAAGCTCTTTGCCTCCTCAAGTGCCTGCTCGTAAATAGGCGTTATATAGGCCTTTACCTTCTCCTCTGTTTGCAAAAACCTCTCGTAGAAGCTCTGAAGCACTTCTTCTGGCTTTAGCTCCTTTTTCTTTATAAGGGAAACAAGCTCTACCGCAGATTTTTTCCAAAGCATGATTTATAGTTTATCATATGCATGTAGGCTTAGAGAGTGCCAAGGGAACAGGTGCTGAGCTTGAAAGACACCTTCTTTTTCTCCTCTGGCTCTCCGAGGAGTGCAAGAAGAGGGCAGTGGTAAACCTCATTCTTGACTAACTGCAAAGGCAAGCACAAGAACGTTATCTTTATCAAGAGCTTAAAGTTATAATGTATAAAGATGAAGGAGATGCACTTAAGCCCTGAAGAGCTAAGAGATAGATACCACAAGGAAAAGCTCCAAAGATTCCTGCAAGGTTATCTTTTGAGGTTCAAGAGGACAAGACCAACAGACCCCTTCAAATCAAAGACCATAACAACGCCGCCTGCGCAAGAAATACTTTCCTGCAGGGCGTTTAGCGATCTTTTCAACAAAGGATAGCTTATGCGGGTCTTTGACCTTTACGCAGACCGATACGACCGCTGGTATGAGCTACCCTTTGGCAGTTCCGTCTACAGCCTTGAGGTGGAGTGCCTTAGAAGGCTATACAGACCCACCAGGCTTTCCCTTGAGGTGGGTGTGGGCAGTGGCAGGTTTGCAAAGGCTCTTGGCGTGCGGTATGGTGTAGATACCTCCATAGAACTTCTAAGGAAAGCGAGGGAGAGGGGTATAAATGTAATTCAAGCCCGTGCGGAGGGACTACCCTTTAAGGACAAAACCTTTGAAAGCCTTCTTATGGTGGTCTCCATATGCTTTTTTGAAAGACCCTTGGAAGCCCTCTTAGAGGCAAAACGTGTGCTAAGAAAGGATGGTATGCTACTTCTTGGTCTTGTGCTTTCTGACAGTCCATGGGCTCGTTTCTATCAGCAAAAAGCCCAGCAGGGGCATCCTCTATACTCTGTGGCGAGGTTTTACTCCTTTGAAGAGATA from Hydrogenobacter sp. T-8 includes these protein-coding regions:
- a CDS encoding undecaprenyl-diphosphate phosphatase, with product MEISQAFILGVVEGLTEFLPVSSTGHLILTAHLLGIPHNTFTKSFEISIQLGSILAVVFLYWRRFLTDLELWKRIAIAFLPTGILGFSLYKFIKGYLIGNDVVVVIALVLGGVFLLFADRVCEGFCYLRDARELSYKRAFAIGLFQSLAMVPGVSRSASTIIGGMLMGLNRRASAEFSFLLAVPTMLIATGYDLFKSHGEFQSQDWQVLSVGFITAFVSALISVKALLAFLSRHSFVPFGVYRIVVGLAYAYFFLL
- the tpiA gene encoding triose-phosphate isomerase, translated to MKLIAGNWKMNLTPSETKEYISRFLPLVEDISDREILLCPPFTSLCVAHELLRESKVKLGAQNCHYEQKGAYTGEISLNMLKDLGVSYVIIGHSERRWIFGESDELINKKLTTCLQGNIRPVLCVGERLEEREAGLTFKVVETQIRLALSGIEHYTDSIDIAYEPVWAIGTGNPATPEDAQLVHAFIKDLLHQINPQHAGKTRVLYGGSVNPKNAGDFMKMKDVDGLLVGGASLDPESFAQIVKSF
- a CDS encoding LptF/LptG family permease; the protein is MLSKYLLLNHIKTFFLLLMVLIGILYAYMIGEVFLVFKNRNPEVVLSYSLNFLPTAFFYSGAFVNALALLVALRRLFQRKIDLLIQSFGISPLRFFSFAIFFSLFLSIFNLFGSYWLYPQSQKRLFSIEKEYKKAKEIEKGIVRNLWLTQEKNGEKEFYNFELVDLSTGKVHGFYLLKVKDGSITQVATAETGEWHGEMLDFPEASLKDLSTGEEKLQKLTFEFIDLSQIGPLAEKPEHLSMRELFVLSLLGKGIGINYRQYAYELSKRTLTSFLPLFMSLIVGWVYIRWRSLKLGLFALVVSFSAHWFFINLIRSTIENTNLSLPLILLLYAPIPILSLKGLYDLSKGFRV
- the gcvT gene encoding glycine cleavage system aminomethyltransferase GcvT is translated as MRTPLYSKHKELGARFVEFAGWEMPLEYKSIVEEVRAVRSSCGLFDVSHMGRLIISDGFETLQKLTSRDIAKLKEGRVQYNLLLNEQGGVKDDITLYRLSEREFFMCVNAGNKEKVKEWLLRWGLSVKDMSQEWIQLALQGPSSQEVLSKHLPVEDIKYYSFKVFGDMLLSRTGYTGEDGFEVYAPVEKGLELFMELSKECMPCGLGARDVLRIEAGMPLYGHELSEDITPFEANLDRYVSLEKDFLGKDALLQKKVEKKLFGLELLQRGVPREGYKVFYKDREIGYVSSGTYSPTLQKGIALCFVHVDHRIDGHEVELQVRDRRLPAKLRSYPFLQKA
- the mnmH gene encoding tRNA 2-selenouridine(34) synthase MnmH, yielding MDISPEKIYQLEDKVLVDIRSLSEYQEFHIPGAINLPLFEDEEKRLIGLIYRSDGVDRAKHVGYEIAESKLEGLLKSFRDLKEKHRYVIVYCWRGGLRSQELCKVLQSMGVEVLRIEGGYRAYREFILREMERILEGKSFIVLAGKTGVGKTLIIRKLREEGYPVVDLEGLAKDRGSAFGRMGIRERVSQKMFDALLYESLLRAESDLIFTEDESRVIGNIHLPESFWKKKEEGVYVEIEASLEKRVKNILEEYTKFEGWQEEAKESLLRIRRYLGEKNYSLALELLSKERVEEFAEFLIREYYDKTYKPHKHPSFKLNCDQIDRCLERLKDIYSCLLKEGVTSELCR
- a CDS encoding ArnT family glycosyltransferase, with translation MFLVFILFAFISLLPNLHRYPFKNEESLRTQIAFEMWHSGNYLQPTFLGEPYFNKPPLFNWLIVLYSHIIPWSEMTVRAVSLSFLLLTTLLVGIFSHYLFRNISLATLSSLVFLTFGNVLFFYGFLGEIDITFTFFVFLGLCLLYIWWSTGSKVVGFLAGVVFGLAFLLKGLPAYAFMGISILTFALYKKSPAKVFKPDALLVYIPSLLIPLLWIIQTPEPIQYLANLWRESFSRVEGDFSRLRHMLFFLLVNFKDTLPWSFLFPLSLYVARKDLDFPPQLRGVFLLFLANYIPYWVSDSAGRYIMPLYPLLAILFAYYLHKALKVETFRRLFLITVFIVILSKFLHGLFFFPYAENRETSRKRIAERMVNMIDLKSSIACECPQEKSVCLYIGLLKGEPLRSLGKNKDAEYVVACGESKGFSVAEFKLKDKTIRLERLVK
- the gatA gene encoding Asp-tRNA(Asn)/Glu-tRNA(Gln) amidotransferase subunit GatA; translation: MLWKKSAVELVSLIKKKELKPEEVLQSFYERFLQTEEKVKAYITPIYEQALEEAKSLKIVEEMPLAGIPIAIKDNINVKGYPTTCASKILQGYISPYDATVIERLKKAGALVVGKTNMDEFAMGSSTEYSAFYPTRNPWDLQSVPGGSSGGSAVAVAVGSAPLSLGSDTGGSIRQPASFCGVIGLKPTYGRVSRYGLVAFASSLDQIGPFARRTEDIALLMEVISGHDPRDSTSTKRPVPKYTEELGKEIKGLRVGVVKEFMQDGLEEGVKSAFENFLKELQKEGMQVEEVSLPHVKYAIPCYYIIAPSEASSNLARYDGVRFGYRTREYKDLFEMYAKTRDEGFGPEVKRRILLGTFALSAGYYDAYYLKAMKVRRLIAQDFEKAFERVDLIATPTSPTTAFRFGEKTSDPIAMYLSDIFTVSVNLAGLPGISIPIGMSEGLPVGGQLIGKAFDEGTLLRVSYWWEHVYRHYELEPKL
- a CDS encoding class I SAM-dependent methyltransferase, which codes for MRVFDLYADRYDRWYELPFGSSVYSLEVECLRRLYRPTRLSLEVGVGSGRFAKALGVRYGVDTSIELLRKARERGINVIQARAEGLPFKDKTFESLLMVVSICFFERPLEALLEAKRVLRKDGMLLLGLVLSDSPWARFYQQKAQQGHPLYSVARFYSFEEIKGMLSQAGFRLSRVATTLFDSPQDTKKVENTEIKEGYHPEGGFFCLMATP